One Eleginops maclovinus isolate JMC-PN-2008 ecotype Puerto Natales chromosome 22, JC_Emac_rtc_rv5, whole genome shotgun sequence DNA segment encodes these proteins:
- the LOC134859039 gene encoding monocarboxylate transporter 9-like gives MASSTGVLDGGWGWAIVCASFMAQLLAYGSPQSVGVLYPEWLNAFQEGKGMTAWVGSLVAGVGLIASPICSACVDNFGARPVTIFSGVMVSGGLMLSAFAPNVQFLIFSYGIVVGLGCGLVYAATLTITCQYFDKRRGLALGIVTTGTSVGAFIYASAQNELIVLYGLDGCLLIIGAVALNLMACAGFMRPLIMPRYYLKQKAALERNTEEQLFEKPPLDDLKITAGSTSTTPDKTVMVKEMLITMDAKDSAVQTEKKKGSFLSGLAIIKVIKKKQQAYSKYMHSMYEIMQDQSMMSFCIGIFLFSLGAFPPVLFIEDVAMSQGLMEEVSVIPLVSIGAIASCAGKLVLGMLVDIKWINGIFLYAFTMFAGGLALFLIPLTKSYLGLQILSVILGFFSGNWSLTSYITTKIVGLDRLTQAHGILMFFGGFGIMLGPPVVGWFFDWTQSYDLAFYFSGGCVELGAVILLILNLPCWKRKSSKSSKSSESDRTDVQYTSNCDMVASVA, from the exons ATGGCTTCATCTACTGGTGTGCTGGACGGAGGCTGGGGATGGGCTATTGTTTGCGCCTCTTTCATGGCCCAGCTCCTGGCCTATGGATCACCCCAGTCCGTGGGCGTCCTTTACCCGGAGTGGCTGAACGCCTTCCAGGAGGGCAAAGGCATGACAGCCTGGGTGGGCTCCCTTGTGGCCGGAGTGGGGCTAATAGCAA GTCCAATCTGCAGTGCCTGTGTTGACAATTTTGGGGCTCGTCCCGTGACCATCTTCAGTGGCGTAATGGTGTCAGGCGGCTTGATGCTCAGTGCCTTTGCTCCGAATGTACAGTTCCTCATCTTTTCCTATGGAATCGTGGTCG GTCTGGGTTGCGGTCTGGTGTACGCAGCCACGCTGACCATCACCTGTCAATACTTCGACAAGAGACGTGGCCTTGCCCTTGGCATTGTCACCACAG GCACAAGTGTAGGAGCGTTCATCTATGCCTCAGCTCAGAACGAGCTGATCGTGCTGTACGGCCTGGATGGCTGCTTGTTAATCATCGGAGCAGTAGCACTAAACCTCATGGCCTGCGCGGGGTTCATGAGGCCCCTCATCATGCCACGGTACTACCTCAAACAGAAGGCTGCCCTGGAACGCAACACAGAGGAGCAGCTTTTCGAGAAACCCCCGCTGGATGACCTGAAGATCACAGCAGGTTCAACCTCAACCACTCCAGATAAAACTGTGATGGTGAAGGAGATGCTTATCACCATGGATGCCAAAGACTCAGCAGttcagacagagaagaagaaaggcagCTTCCTGTCCGGGCTGGCCATCATTAAAGTCAtcaagaagaagcagcaggCCTACTCCAAGTACATGCACTCCATGTATGAGATCATGCAGGACCAATCTATGATGTCCTTCTGCATTGGCATCTTCCTGTTCAGCCTGGGGGCTTTCCCTCCTGTGCTCTTTATAGAGGATGTGGCGATGAGCCAAGGACTAATGGAAGAAGTTAGTGTCATTCCTTTGGTATCAATAGGGGCTATCGCCTCTTGTGCTGGTAAACTAGTGCTGGGTATGCTGGTGGACATCAAGTGGATTAACGGCATCTTTCTGTATGCCTTCACCATGTTTGCAGGAGGTTTGGCACTGTTCCTTATCCCTCTCACTAAGAGTTATCTGGGACTTCAGATCCTCTCCGTCATCCTGGGTTTCTTCTCTGGAAACTGGTCTCTCACCTCCTACATAACCACAAAGATCGTTGGCTTGGACAGACTGACACAAGCCCACGGCATCCTCATGTTCTTCGGGGGCTTTGGGATCATGTTGGGACCCCCTGTTGTAG GGTGGTTCTTTGACTGGACGCAGTCATATGACTTGGCGTTCTACTTCAGTGGGGGCTGTGTGGAGCTGGGAGCAGTTATTCTCCTTATTCTAAACCTGCCATGCTGGAAAAGGAAGTCCTCCAAGTCCTCCAAGTCCTCTGAGAGTGACAGAACAGATGTCCAGTACACCAGCAACTGTGACATGGTTGCCTCTGTAGCCTGA